Proteins found in one Streptococcus criceti HS-6 genomic segment:
- a CDS encoding amino acid ABC transporter permease, whose amino-acid sequence MDFNYIVHTFLLALRGVPVTLAIMAVSILLSFFPALFLALGRIYRIKGVTAFSVVYLAFIRATPPILLILFFYSLLPSVLNTILKSSGLDIFKLNPIYYAFIIFSLMTTGTLSEILRSAILTVDKGQLEAAQSIGLTTSQSYIRIVFPQALRNALPNLCNLVINIVKGTSLVFVMMVKDITAIAKVEAAHGYQYFESYLVIFFIYLIICGVIQWGFSALEKRFA is encoded by the coding sequence ATGGATTTTAATTATATTGTTCATACATTTTTACTCGCTTTAAGGGGTGTTCCGGTTACCTTGGCGATTATGGCTGTTTCCATTTTATTGAGTTTTTTTCCAGCTCTCTTTTTGGCCTTGGGGAGGATTTATAGGATCAAAGGGGTAACCGCTTTTTCTGTTGTTTACCTAGCCTTTATTCGAGCAACACCGCCGATATTGTTAATCTTATTTTTCTACAGTCTCTTGCCTAGTGTCTTAAATACGATTTTAAAATCAAGTGGGCTTGATATTTTTAAACTTAACCCTATTTACTATGCCTTTATTATCTTTAGTCTGATGACGACGGGGACCTTATCAGAGATCTTACGTTCTGCCATTTTAACGGTTGATAAGGGACAGCTAGAGGCTGCCCAGTCTATCGGCTTGACAACAAGTCAGAGTTATATCAGAATTGTTTTTCCTCAGGCTCTACGAAATGCTCTCCCCAATCTCTGTAATTTAGTGATCAATATTGTTAAGGGAACATCTTTGGTCTTTGTTATGATGGTTAAGGATATCACAGCGATTGCTAAGGTGGAAGCAGCCCATGGCTACCAGTATTTCGAGTCTTATCTGGTTATTTTTTTCATTTATCTTATCATCTGTGGGGTGATTCAGTGGGGCTTTTCAGCCTTAGAAAAGCGGTTTGCTTAA